CGTGACGGCCTTGAGGTTCCCCACCAGCTCGTCCAGGGACTGGACGACTCGTCGCAGATCGGCGGAGTTGACCAGTTCATCGATGGCTTCGGCGGTGCTCTGCAGGTTGGCGACCATCTCCTCGAACGGCAGGTTCTCCAGCGTCCGGGCAATCTGCTCGATGCTGGTGGGGATGGTGGCGAGTTCCGGGTAGGCGCTCTCGATCCCGGTCAGCCTGGGCTCGGAGCCGGGTCGGAACTCGAGCGCAACCTGCAGCATGCCGGTGACGAAGTTGCGCGTCTGCAACTGGGCGCGGAAGCCGGCGGTCGTCAGCATCTCGGCCAGCCCGTGGGCATCCGGCGCCGGGTCCGCGTCCAGCGTCCGGCCGTCGCGGACCCGGCGGAACGCACTGCGTTCCACCTCGATGACGACGGGGGCCAGTTGTTCAAACGTCTCCACGTCGAGCAGGACCGATATCTCCTCCACCGATCCCACCTGGACGCCGGAGAGCGTCACGGGCGATCCGACGCTGAGCCCCTTGAGCGAGCCGCGGAAGCAGACGACAAAGCGCACGGTGTCGGCAAAGAAGCGGCCGCCCCCGAACACCAGAACACCGGCGACCGCCAGCACGGCGGCGCCCAGGGCAAAGGCCCCGATCATCGTCGGGTTCGCTCTCCTGGCCATAGGTCTCGTCCTTTCCCAGGGCCTCCACCGGAGCGAGGCCGGTCAACGGGCGCGCCCGCCCCCTTCC
This is a stretch of genomic DNA from Candidatus Brocadiaceae bacterium. It encodes these proteins:
- a CDS encoding MCE family protein, whose product is MARRANPTMIGAFALGAAVLAVAGVLVFGGGRFFADTVRFVVCFRGSLKGLSVGSPVTLSGVQVGSVEEISVLLDVETFEQLAPVVIEVERSAFRRVRDGRTLDADPAPDAHGLAEMLTTAGFRAQLQTRNFVTGMLQVALEFRPGSEPRLTGIESAYPELATIPTSIEQIARTLENLPFEEMVANLQSTAEAIDELVNSADLRRVVQSLDELVGNLKAVTDAGGLPADLRGLLAEARCVIERTDSRIDLIVAAVGTALAEGRRMVRRADTETLRRLDALIERTDGQVQSVGGAVAETLASAESVIRAASAVLQSVEAAASGPAGVRQDVNAALRELNAAARAVRELADYLERHPESLVYGKGGR